The genomic interval AGAAGAAAAAGGCTCTATCAGGTAACACCTGCCGGAAGTGCTGCCCTGCGGGAAATTCATCAGTTACGTAACCAGATGTGGGATCTGATACCCAAAATCGCCCTGCCATGATACAAGATAACACTACCCCTAAGCCACCTCAATGGGCAAGCTGGCTGCTGAAAAAGTTCTGTGCCCCTCATTTGCTGGAAGAAATAGAGCAAGACCTGGAAGAACTTTATGAAACACGGATAGAAACTGTGGGTATCAAACAAGCCCGATACAGATACGTGCAGGATGTAGTGAGTTTACTGCGTCCTTTCATTTTAAAAAGAAAACCTTCCCTTTATCCATCGCTTACTCTTTTTGATATGATCACCAATTACTTCAAAATTAGCTTGCGCCAGCTGCTTAGAAACAAGGTTTATTCTTTCATCAACATTGGCGGACTATGTGTAGGCATGGCTGTAGCGATGCTGATTGGCTTGTGGGTCAATGATGAATTATCCTTTAACCAATACCACCAAAATTATGATCATATAATTCAAGTACTGGAAAATGAAGAACTAGACGGAGGCATTGAAACCTTTTCTTCCTTACCCATGCCCTTAAGCCATACACTTCGCACAGATTACAAAAGTGATTTTAAATACGTAGTAGCTACTACCTGGCACTGGGAAAAAGTTATCTCGTATGGGGATCAAAAACTCACCATGACTGGCCGCTTTGCTGAGGCTGGGTTTCCAGAGATGATTACCCTCCACATGTATGCAGGTTCCCCTGCCGCCTTAACTGATCCGTCTTCGGTGCTAATTTCCCAATCGCTTGCCTATACGCTTTTTGGAGAAAGCGACCCAATAGATAAAATGATCACCCTTGGCAATCAGTATACGCTGCAAATAAAAGGGGTATATGAAGATTTGCCTCGTAACTCCACCTTCCATGGGATGGATTTTATTGCACCTATTGAAATACTTTTTCCAGGCAAAGAAGCCATGAACAACTGGCAAAGTTCTTCTTTTCAGATTCTTGGGCAGCTTCAGCCAAACAGCAACTTAGCAGCAGTGTCCGCCAAGATTACGGATGTACTCTATCAGCACAATCAGGATAGAGCTAAACCTTCGCTCTTTTTACACCCCATGCATAAATGGCATTTGTATGCCTTCAAAAACGGTATATATGAAGGAGGACGAATTGAGTATGTGTATCTATTTAGCCTCATCGGTGGATTTGTGCTGCTATTGGCCTGCATCAACTTTATGAATCTCTCCACCGCCCGATCGCAGAAACGGGCCAGAGAAGTAGGCATCCGCAAAGCTATTGGTTCATTACGCAGGCAATTAATTAACCAATTCCTGAGCGAATCGGTGCTGGTAGCCTTTTTTGCTTTTGTTTTATCGCTACTGCTGCTACAATTGGTTTTGCCCCCTTTTAATGACTTAGCCGATAAAGAAATACGTGTGGTATGGACAGATGCCTACTTCTGGATAGCAGGCATTTGTTTTACTTTGCTCACCGGTTTACTGGCCGGAAGTTATCCGGCACTATATCTATCTTCTTTCAATCCGGTAAAGGTGCTGAAAGGCACTTTTGGGGTAGGTGAACGGGCAGCCATTCCCCGCAAGATACTGGTAGTAGTGCAATTTACTGTATCGGTTAGCCTCATCATTAGTACACTTCTGGTATATACACAAATTGAATTTGCTAAAAACCGTCCTATTGGCTATAACCGTGAGGGTTTGGTCAATATGCCTATAAGCACGCCGGAGATGGAGGAACGCTACGAGGCCATCCGGAATGAACTTTCAGCCTCAGGAGCCGTTGCAGAAATTGCCTTATCTTCCTCTTCCATCACTGAGGTTTCCTCATCGGCCAATAATCTGGACTGGCAGGGAAAAGATCCAAACCGGCAAGCCCTTTTTGGTACCGTCCTGGTTACACCAGACTTTGGAAAAGTAGTCGGATGGAAAATAAAGGAAGGTCGCGATTTTTCCAGGGCCTTTTCTACCGACAGCTTAGCCTTTCTGCTCAATGAAGCGGCAGTTAAACTAACAGGACTGAAAAATCCGGTAGGAGAAACCATCCGCTGGCATGATAAAAACTGGAAAGTGATCGGGGTAGTGAAAGATATGGTTATGGAATCACCTTATGAACCCGTCAGGCCAATTGTTTTCTTCATAAACAACCGGGAAAGGATGTTCAATAGCATTCATATCAAACTTAACCCTTCGCTTAGTAGCAGAGGTGCGTTAAGCAACATAGAAAGGGTGATGAAAAAGCACAATCTAGCTTCTTCATTTGAGTACCGGTTTGCGGACCTGGAATATGCTAAAAAATTCGCTGCCGAAGAACGCATTGGCACCTTAGCTGCCTTTTTTGCTACCCTGGCTATCTTTATCTCTTGCCTGGGATTATTTGGCCTGGCCTCCTATACGGCTGAGCAACGCAGGAAAGAAATTGGTATTCGTAAAGTACTCGGGGCTTCGGTATTTAATGTATGGGCTTTACTTTCTAAAGATTTTGTAGGGCTAGTCATGTTCTCCATACTCATAGCCTCTCCGCTGGCCTATTATTTTATCGA from Rhodocytophaga rosea carries:
- a CDS encoding ABC transporter permease; translation: MIQDNTTPKPPQWASWLLKKFCAPHLLEEIEQDLEELYETRIETVGIKQARYRYVQDVVSLLRPFILKRKPSLYPSLTLFDMITNYFKISLRQLLRNKVYSFINIGGLCVGMAVAMLIGLWVNDELSFNQYHQNYDHIIQVLENEELDGGIETFSSLPMPLSHTLRTDYKSDFKYVVATTWHWEKVISYGDQKLTMTGRFAEAGFPEMITLHMYAGSPAALTDPSSVLISQSLAYTLFGESDPIDKMITLGNQYTLQIKGVYEDLPRNSTFHGMDFIAPIEILFPGKEAMNNWQSSSFQILGQLQPNSNLAAVSAKITDVLYQHNQDRAKPSLFLHPMHKWHLYAFKNGIYEGGRIEYVYLFSLIGGFVLLLACINFMNLSTARSQKRAREVGIRKAIGSLRRQLINQFLSESVLVAFFAFVLSLLLLQLVLPPFNDLADKEIRVVWTDAYFWIAGICFTLLTGLLAGSYPALYLSSFNPVKVLKGTFGVGERAAIPRKILVVVQFTVSVSLIISTLLVYTQIEFAKNRPIGYNREGLVNMPISTPEMEERYEAIRNELSASGAVAEIALSSSSITEVSSSANNLDWQGKDPNRQALFGTVLVTPDFGKVVGWKIKEGRDFSRAFSTDSLAFLLNEAAVKLTGLKNPVGETIRWHDKNWKVIGVVKDMVMESPYEPVRPIVFFINNRERMFNSIHIKLNPSLSSRGALSNIERVMKKHNLASSFEYRFADLEYAKKFAAEERIGTLAAFFATLAIFISCLGLFGLASYTAEQRRKEIGIRKVLGASVFNVWALLSKDFVGLVMFSILIASPLAYYFIDNWLEKYEYRTPVSLWIFVAAGFAALAITLITVSFQALKAALMNPVRSLRNE